The following are encoded in a window of Sminthopsis crassicaudata isolate SCR6 chromosome 3, ASM4859323v1, whole genome shotgun sequence genomic DNA:
- the CSTB gene encoding cystatin-B: protein MLCGGPSATKPATDETQRIADEVKTQLEAKENRKFPVFKAMEFKSQVVAGTNYFIKVHVGEEEFIHMRVFQSLPHENKPLLLSSYQTKKTKDDELAYF from the exons ATGCTGTGCGGAGGACCTTCGGCCACGAAACCAGCCACAGATGAAACGCAGAGGATTGCCGATGAG GTAAAGACACAGCTTGAAGCgaaagaaaataggaagtttCCAGTCTTTAAGGCGATGGAATTTAAAAGTCAAGTGGTTGCTGGAACAAACTACTTTATTAAG gTTCATGTTGGTGAAGAGGAATTCATACATATGCGAGTGTTTCAAAGTCTTCCTCATGAAAACAAGCCATTGCTTCTATCCAGTTATCAAACCAAGAAAACCAAGGATGATGAACTGGCCTATTTTTAA